The proteins below come from a single uncultured Carboxylicivirga sp. genomic window:
- a CDS encoding PCMD domain-containing protein: MKYFLTITALSLFLISSVAQNELKPFVHDGQIIYGDMNSWYSRKVKESVLIGGKEVVYFEPGPSEYNDIDHPLPELTPWSSSNVYAEIGVSAANQSVFHEKRGDGYCARLETKLKKVVVLGLVNVKAIASGSIFLGQMEDPVTQADNPRLNTFMGIEFTEAPTALVFDYKSIVGENRLKATGGFKVRDIDGPDMAEAYIILQNRTEDKEGNMVVTRIGTGWQRFDKSQGDWINGYEMPILYGDVTRSSNYKPFMNLLSKEDPFYAVNSKGKVVEYAESGWSSDKSKITHAIIVFSASYEGGAFKGSPDSKLWIDNLKLKYE; encoded by the coding sequence ATGAAATACTTTTTGACTATAACTGCATTGAGCCTTTTTCTCATTTCTTCTGTGGCACAGAATGAATTAAAACCTTTTGTACATGACGGACAGATTATCTATGGTGATATGAATTCGTGGTACTCTCGTAAGGTTAAAGAATCAGTATTAATTGGTGGTAAAGAAGTTGTATATTTCGAGCCCGGACCATCGGAATATAACGATATTGATCATCCATTGCCTGAGTTAACTCCGTGGTCGTCATCTAATGTTTATGCCGAAATTGGAGTGAGTGCAGCTAATCAATCTGTATTTCACGAAAAACGAGGAGATGGTTATTGTGCTCGTCTTGAGACGAAATTAAAGAAAGTGGTGGTACTTGGTTTAGTTAATGTTAAAGCCATTGCTTCGGGAAGTATTTTTTTAGGTCAGATGGAAGATCCGGTTACTCAGGCAGACAATCCTCGCTTAAATACTTTTATGGGAATTGAATTTACCGAAGCTCCAACTGCATTAGTTTTCGATTACAAATCAATTGTAGGCGAGAACAGATTAAAAGCTACTGGAGGTTTCAAAGTTCGGGATATAGATGGGCCTGATATGGCTGAAGCGTATATCATTCTCCAAAATCGTACCGAGGATAAGGAAGGTAATATGGTTGTTACCCGTATTGGTACAGGATGGCAGCGGTTTGATAAATCGCAGGGGGATTGGATAAATGGTTATGAAATGCCCATTTTATATGGCGATGTGACCCGTTCATCGAATTATAAACCTTTCATGAACTTACTTTCGAAGGAAGATCCATTCTATGCAGTTAATAGTAAAGGTAAAGTTGTGGAGTATGCAGAGTCGGGTTGGAGTAGCGATAAAAGCAAAATAACCCATGCCATCATTGTTTTCTCAGCAAGTTACGAAGGGGGGGCTTTTAAAGGATCGCCTGATAGTAAGCTGTGGATTGATAATTTAAAACTGAAATACGAATAA
- a CDS encoding glycoside hydrolase family 28 protein, whose translation MKMSARTSQLLGFFLRIPNFILLSFVLIIVSCSDQNKVMIKEVRPSAPFEMPAITYPDFSRVEQFVITDFGAVEGDKETTSEAIGAAIDKASINGGRVVIPPGEWLTKAVHLKSNVDLHLEKGAILLFSEKPEDYLPAVHTSWEGMECYNYSPLVYAYESENVGISGEGELKAKLDVWKVWYKRPPAHMNSLKWLYMKAAEYSPVEERVMVNDTSNLRPHFIQFNRCNNVLLEGVKITNSPFWTIHPYMCKNVVVRDVHVFAHGHNNDGVDPEMTQNMLVENCYFDQGDDAFAIKSGRNQDAWRLATPTKNLVIRNCSIRNGHQLLAVGSELSGGVENVFLDSCTVADGASMFHLVFIKTNERRGGYVKNIHVSNVRADKMREGILGIETDVLYQWRDLVPTIERRLTPISDIYLSNIEANNVKFISRVLGQEELPVNNIHFSNVSADSIRSDQEIIHENLSGFQQTN comes from the coding sequence ATGAAAATGTCTGCTCGTACTTCTCAATTATTAGGGTTCTTCCTAAGAATTCCGAATTTTATTTTGCTATCATTTGTATTGATTATAGTTTCCTGTTCTGATCAGAATAAGGTTATGATAAAAGAAGTGCGTCCATCTGCACCCTTTGAAATGCCTGCCATAACTTATCCCGATTTTTCAAGGGTTGAGCAATTTGTTATAACTGATTTTGGAGCTGTTGAAGGCGATAAGGAAACAACTTCTGAAGCTATTGGTGCAGCCATTGATAAAGCGAGTATTAATGGAGGACGAGTGGTAATTCCTCCTGGAGAATGGCTAACCAAGGCAGTGCATCTTAAAAGTAATGTTGATCTTCATCTCGAGAAAGGAGCTATTCTATTGTTTTCTGAGAAACCTGAAGATTATTTGCCTGCAGTTCATACAAGTTGGGAAGGGATGGAATGCTATAATTATTCACCTCTTGTATATGCTTATGAGTCTGAAAATGTCGGAATTTCGGGTGAAGGAGAGCTAAAAGCAAAACTTGATGTTTGGAAAGTGTGGTATAAACGTCCACCTGCCCATATGAATAGTCTTAAATGGTTATACATGAAGGCGGCAGAATATTCGCCTGTTGAAGAGCGTGTAATGGTGAATGATACTTCAAATCTTCGTCCTCATTTTATTCAGTTTAATCGATGTAATAATGTACTGCTCGAAGGCGTGAAAATTACCAATAGTCCATTTTGGACCATTCATCCTTATATGTGTAAAAATGTAGTAGTACGCGATGTGCATGTTTTTGCCCATGGTCATAACAATGATGGTGTCGATCCGGAAATGACACAGAATATGTTGGTCGAAAATTGTTATTTTGATCAAGGGGATGATGCCTTTGCAATCAAATCAGGACGTAATCAGGATGCATGGCGATTGGCTACTCCCACTAAAAATTTGGTTATACGAAATTGTTCTATTCGAAATGGCCATCAGTTGTTAGCAGTCGGAAGTGAACTATCAGGAGGGGTAGAAAATGTTTTTCTTGATAGTTGTACGGTGGCTGATGGAGCCAGTATGTTTCATCTGGTTTTTATTAAAACCAACGAACGCAGAGGTGGATATGTGAAAAATATTCATGTTAGTAATGTAAGGGCCGATAAAATGCGTGAAGGTATTTTGGGTATTGAAACTGATGTTTTGTATCAATGGCGAGATTTGGTGCCAACCATTGAAAGACGATTAACCCCTATTTCTGATATTTATTTGAGTAATATTGAAGCGAATAATGTAAAATTTATATCGCGTGTTTTAGGTCAGGAAGAACTACCTGTTAATAATATTCATTTTTCGAACGTATCAGCTGATAGTATACGTTCTGATCAGGAAATTATTCATGAAAATCTTAGTGGATTTCAGCAAACTAATTAA
- the folB gene encoding dihydroneopterin aldolase, with protein MEIGKVVGLIELEEMEFYAYHGCYEQEQVVGNRFLVNIAIKTDCTKASESDNINDALNYVSVYNLTKEQIMQNSHLLEHLTKRIIETIKSQFPQIITLRVKVSKMNPPMGGQMKCVSLTLEG; from the coding sequence ATGGAGATTGGCAAGGTGGTCGGATTGATTGAATTGGAAGAGATGGAGTTTTATGCTTATCATGGTTGTTATGAGCAAGAACAGGTGGTTGGTAATCGTTTTTTAGTAAACATTGCTATAAAAACTGATTGTACAAAAGCTTCGGAATCAGATAATATCAATGATGCATTAAACTATGTGTCGGTTTATAATCTTACCAAAGAGCAGATAATGCAAAACTCGCATTTACTCGAGCATCTTACCAAACGTATAATTGAGACTATTAAATCGCAGTTTCCACAAATAATTACTCTGCGCGTAAAAGTTTCGAAGATGAATCCTCCTATGGGTGGTCAAATGAAATGCGTTAGCTTAACATTAGAAGGATAA
- the gltX gene encoding glutamate--tRNA ligase, translated as MTAQKVRVRFAPSPTGPLHIGGVRTALFNYLFAKKNGGDFILRIEDTDSTRFVEGAEDYINESLEWLGLTVDEGVKQGGEFGPYRQSERREIYKKYADQLVETGWAYYAFDSSEELDQLRADAEAEKKTFAYDMHTRLQLKNSLALSADEVKQRIDSGEQWVIRFKMPEDTLVETDDMVRGGVKFNTNTLDDKVLYKSVDQLPTYHLANIVDDHLMEITHVIRGEEWLPSVPLHIMLYKALGWEDTMPQFAHLPLILKPTGKGKLSKRDGDKGGFPVFPLDWEMEDGVAPGYRESGYFPEAVNNLLALLGWNPGTEQELFDIDELISLFSIDRVNKSGARFDPEKAKWFNQQHLMRKANEELALMFNDDLNERGIASDIAFVEKVTALVRERVSFVHELWDQSFFFFEAPVEYDAKVVKKRWKGDVPAFMAELAPELEAVSDWQADVIKEAISAKIEEKGLGFGLVMNAFRLALVGGGFGPDLMTIAEMLGKEETISRVNAAVENIG; from the coding sequence ATGACAGCTCAGAAAGTAAGAGTGCGATTTGCACCCAGTCCTACCGGACCATTGCATATTGGAGGAGTTAGAACAGCTCTTTTTAATTACTTGTTTGCCAAAAAGAATGGTGGCGATTTCATTCTACGAATTGAAGATACAGATTCGACGCGTTTTGTAGAGGGAGCCGAAGATTATATTAACGAAAGTTTGGAATGGCTTGGTTTAACAGTAGATGAAGGAGTGAAGCAAGGTGGTGAGTTTGGACCTTATCGTCAGAGCGAGCGTCGTGAGATTTATAAAAAATATGCTGATCAGTTAGTTGAAACAGGATGGGCATACTATGCATTTGATTCTTCAGAAGAATTAGATCAACTAAGGGCAGATGCCGAGGCTGAAAAGAAAACCTTTGCTTACGATATGCACACGCGCCTGCAATTAAAAAATTCGTTGGCTTTATCTGCCGATGAGGTGAAACAACGTATCGACAGTGGTGAGCAATGGGTAATTCGTTTTAAAATGCCTGAAGATACCCTTGTTGAAACCGATGATATGGTGCGCGGGGGTGTTAAGTTCAATACTAACACTTTAGATGACAAAGTGCTTTATAAAAGTGTTGATCAACTTCCAACTTACCATTTGGCAAATATTGTTGACGATCATTTAATGGAAATTACCCATGTGATTCGTGGTGAAGAGTGGTTGCCTTCTGTGCCATTACATATCATGTTATATAAAGCTTTGGGGTGGGAGGATACCATGCCACAGTTTGCTCATTTACCATTGATTTTAAAACCTACAGGAAAAGGTAAATTGTCGAAACGCGATGGCGATAAAGGTGGTTTCCCTGTATTTCCATTGGATTGGGAAATGGAAGACGGAGTGGCGCCAGGTTATCGCGAAAGTGGATATTTCCCCGAGGCTGTTAATAACTTATTGGCACTATTAGGTTGGAATCCTGGTACCGAGCAAGAGTTGTTTGATATTGATGAGTTGATTTCGTTATTCTCCATCGATCGAGTAAATAAATCAGGTGCCCGTTTTGATCCTGAAAAAGCAAAATGGTTTAATCAGCAACATTTGATGCGTAAGGCAAACGAAGAGTTGGCTTTGATGTTTAACGATGATTTAAACGAACGTGGCATAGCTTCTGATATTGCTTTTGTTGAAAAGGTAACTGCCTTGGTTCGCGAGCGTGTAAGCTTTGTGCATGAGTTGTGGGATCAGTCATTCTTCTTTTTCGAAGCTCCAGTTGAGTATGATGCCAAAGTGGTTAAAAAGCGTTGGAAAGGCGATGTGCCTGCATTTATGGCAGAATTAGCTCCGGAATTAGAAGCGGTAAGCGATTGGCAAGCTGATGTAATTAAAGAAGCTATTTCGGCTAAAATCGAAGAAAAAGGCTTAGGTTTTGGATTGGTGATGAATGCTTTCCGCTTGGCATTAGTGGGTGGTGGTTTTGGACCCGATTTGATGACCATTGCTGAGATGCTGGGTAAAGAAGAAACCATTAGTCGCGTAAATGCTGCCGTTGAAAATATAGGTTAG
- a CDS encoding glutamine--tRNA ligase/YqeY domain fusion protein codes for MESNEKVKTNFIHQEIDKDLSENKNNGAVLTRFPPEPNGYLHIGHAKSICLNFGLGKYYKGGTNLRFDDTNPVKEETEYVESIKEDVNWLGFQWNDSPKFTSDYFQQLYEWAVLLIKNGKAYVDDQSAEEIASQKGTPTVPGTESQYRNRTIEENLDLFERMRKGEFKNGEKVLRAKIDMASPNMHMRDPLMYRIIHANHHRTGDKWCIYPMYDFAHGQGDFIEGISHSICTLEFEVHRPLYEWFLNSIIEAMPEKPTVVPRQIEFARLNLNYTVMSKRKLLQLVTENYVAGWDDPRMPTVSGLRRRGYTPESIRRFAEEIGIAKRENVIDVALLEHCIREDLNKRAPRVYAVLNPVKVVITNYPEGEVEWMEAINNPEDESNGSRKLPFSREIYIERDDFMENAPRKFFRMDVGREVRLKNAYIVKCEGITKDENGNITEIQCTYDPDTKSGMEGSKRKVKGTLHWVSIQHAKTVHVKQYDRLFMDESPDGHKDKDFLEFLNPDSLSVINNCYIEPNYRDANANFSDGIERYQFQRLGYFCIDKDTTDENIIFNRTVTLKDSWSKTKK; via the coding sequence ATGGAGTCAAACGAAAAAGTAAAAACAAATTTTATTCATCAGGAGATTGATAAGGATTTAAGCGAAAATAAAAACAACGGCGCTGTTTTAACTCGTTTTCCTCCCGAACCTAATGGATACTTGCATATCGGCCATGCCAAATCCATTTGCCTTAACTTTGGATTAGGTAAATATTATAAAGGAGGCACTAATCTTCGTTTTGATGATACTAATCCGGTGAAAGAAGAAACCGAATACGTTGAATCAATCAAAGAAGATGTTAACTGGCTGGGTTTTCAGTGGAATGATTCACCCAAATTCACTTCTGATTATTTTCAGCAATTATATGAATGGGCTGTTCTTTTAATCAAGAATGGTAAAGCGTATGTTGATGATCAGAGTGCAGAAGAAATTGCTTCACAAAAAGGTACTCCAACAGTACCCGGAACTGAGAGTCAATATAGAAATCGTACTATTGAAGAAAATCTTGATTTATTTGAACGCATGCGTAAAGGTGAATTCAAGAATGGAGAAAAGGTACTTCGTGCTAAAATAGATATGGCTTCGCCCAACATGCATATGCGCGATCCTTTAATGTATCGTATCATCCATGCCAATCATCATCGTACAGGTGATAAATGGTGCATTTACCCAATGTATGACTTTGCTCACGGACAAGGTGATTTCATTGAAGGAATTTCGCACAGTATTTGCACCTTAGAATTTGAGGTTCACCGTCCGTTGTACGAGTGGTTCCTTAATTCGATTATTGAGGCAATGCCTGAAAAACCAACTGTAGTACCTCGACAAATTGAGTTTGCACGCTTAAACTTAAATTACACCGTAATGAGTAAGCGTAAACTTCTGCAGTTGGTAACCGAAAATTATGTTGCCGGATGGGATGATCCGCGTATGCCTACTGTATCTGGGTTACGCAGAAGAGGCTATACACCAGAGTCGATTCGTAGATTTGCCGAAGAAATTGGAATTGCCAAACGCGAAAATGTTATTGATGTTGCTTTATTAGAACATTGCATCCGCGAAGATCTGAACAAAAGAGCTCCTCGTGTATATGCGGTTCTTAACCCGGTTAAGGTGGTTATCACCAATTACCCCGAAGGTGAAGTTGAATGGATGGAAGCTATCAATAATCCGGAAGATGAATCTAACGGATCGCGCAAACTACCATTTAGTCGTGAAATTTACATTGAGCGTGATGACTTTATGGAAAACGCACCTCGTAAATTCTTTAGAATGGATGTAGGACGTGAAGTACGTTTGAAAAATGCCTACATCGTAAAATGCGAAGGAATTACCAAAGATGAAAACGGCAATATTACAGAAATTCAATGCACTTACGATCCTGACACAAAAAGTGGAATGGAAGGAAGTAAGCGTAAGGTGAAAGGTACTTTACACTGGGTTAGTATCCAACATGCAAAAACAGTTCATGTAAAACAATATGATCGTTTATTTATGGACGAATCACCCGACGGACACAAGGATAAAGACTTCCTGGAATTTCTGAATCCCGATTCGCTTTCGGTTATTAATAATTGCTACATCGAACCTAATTACAGAGATGCTAATGCCAACTTTAGCGACGGCATTGAGCGCTATCAATTCCAACGTTTGGGTTATTTCTGTATTGATAAAGATACAACTGATGAGAACATAATCTTTAACCGTACGGTTACGCTTAAAGATTCGTGGAGCAAAACAAAAAAATAA
- a CDS encoding YwbE family protein, with protein MDGRERKNIKVGTKVAILAHQDVRSGNLTHGVVKEVIGTEDFHLKGIECKLKTGQVGRVKTIKL; from the coding sequence ATGGACGGAAGAGAACGAAAAAACATTAAGGTAGGAACAAAAGTGGCTATTCTTGCGCATCAGGATGTACGTTCAGGTAATCTTACGCATGGGGTTGTTAAGGAAGTTATCGGTACTGAGGATTTTCATCTTAAAGGTATTGAGTGTAAATTGAAAACGGGACAGGTAGGAAGAGTGAAAACCATTAAATTATAA
- a CDS encoding glycosyltransferase N-terminal domain-containing protein, protein MTLIYNIGIALYSGLINIASLFNQKAKLLMYGRSNSLKQLRSLDIDGPVVWIHAASLGEFEQGRPIVEAIKKEHPNYKVVLTFFSPSGFEVRKNYNLADYVLYLPADTKSNAKRFIKALHPEKAFFIKYEFWYHYLNELKKKSIPVYGVSMIFREQQSFFKWYGGWFKKMLGCFTKFYVQDETSGKLLESIGICNFSVAGDTRFDRVRDIAKSSSEIELVNKFVGDCNKVIIAGSTWAPDEDILFEYIQKHASDVKLVIAPHEIHEAHIKQIESKLSVPYFRYTKPVDDCKNYKVMIVDTIGKLSSIYKYGQVAYIGGGFGVGIHNTLEAATYSMPVFFGPNYKKFKEARDLIEVGGGYSITKAEEFINGIEQLWDDEAYLKDISLKAGQYVNKMCGATDKIMEEVF, encoded by the coding sequence ATGACATTGATCTATAATATTGGTATTGCTCTTTATTCAGGGCTGATAAACATTGCTTCTTTATTTAATCAGAAAGCAAAATTGTTAATGTATGGGCGTAGTAATTCATTGAAGCAACTACGTTCTTTAGATATAGATGGACCTGTTGTGTGGATTCATGCAGCTAGTCTGGGAGAGTTTGAGCAAGGGCGCCCCATTGTCGAAGCTATTAAAAAAGAGCATCCTAATTACAAAGTTGTATTAACCTTCTTTTCTCCATCGGGCTTTGAAGTACGTAAAAATTACAATTTGGCCGATTATGTATTGTATCTTCCTGCTGATACCAAGTCAAACGCAAAAAGGTTTATTAAAGCTCTTCATCCCGAAAAGGCATTCTTTATAAAATATGAGTTCTGGTATCATTATTTAAATGAACTTAAAAAGAAATCTATTCCTGTTTATGGTGTATCAATGATTTTTAGAGAGCAACAATCTTTTTTTAAATGGTATGGAGGATGGTTTAAAAAGATGCTAGGTTGTTTTACCAAGTTTTATGTACAAGACGAAACTTCTGGAAAGCTATTAGAAAGTATTGGTATTTGTAATTTTTCGGTAGCTGGTGATACTCGTTTTGATAGAGTAAGAGATATTGCCAAATCATCATCAGAAATTGAGTTAGTAAATAAGTTTGTGGGAGATTGTAATAAAGTAATCATTGCTGGTAGTACATGGGCACCTGATGAGGATATTCTTTTTGAGTATATTCAAAAACATGCATCTGATGTCAAGCTGGTAATTGCACCACACGAAATTCATGAAGCACATATTAAGCAAATCGAATCAAAACTATCTGTACCATATTTTAGATATACTAAACCCGTTGATGATTGTAAAAACTATAAAGTGATGATAGTTGATACTATAGGAAAGTTATCCAGTATATATAAATATGGGCAGGTGGCTTATATTGGAGGTGGATTTGGTGTTGGTATTCATAATACATTAGAAGCAGCTACTTATAGTATGCCAGTGTTTTTTGGACCTAATTATAAAAAGTTCAAAGAAGCTCGAGATTTAATTGAAGTGGGTGGTGGTTATTCAATTACTAAGGCTGAAGAGTTTATTAACGGAATAGAACAGTTGTGGGACGATGAAGCCTATTTGAAAGATATTTCATTAAAAGCGGGCCAATATGTTAATAAAATGTGTGGTGCTACCGATAAAATTATGGAAGAAGTATTTTAA
- a CDS encoding adenosylcobalamin-dependent ribonucleoside-diphosphate reductase: MAVKEIDPKTESVRKTYTYEDAFKSSLEYFQGDELAARVWVNKYALKDSDGNIYELNPDEMHWRLAREIARIEEKYPNPLSVEELYGLMKNFTYIVPQGGPMSGIGNTHQVASLSNCFVIGDVGPSDSYGGIMKVDQEQVQLMKRRGGVGHDLSHIRPKGSPVKNSALTSTGIVPFMERFSNSTREVAQDGRRGALMLSVSIQHPDSESFIDAKMEQGKVTGANVSVKIDDAFMQSVVDGTAYTQQYPVYSDTPTYKTDVKADEIWKKIVHNAWKSAEPGILFWDTIIRESVPDCYADLGYRTVSTNPCGEIPLCPYDSCRLIAVNLYSYVENPFTDKAKFNFDLFKKHVGYAQRMMDDIIDLELEKIDGILAKINSDPESDTVKRVERELWENIRKKAKEGRRTGVGITAEGDMLAGLGLQYGSDDAVDFSIEVHKSLALAAYRSSVDMAKDRGSFPIYNYDKEVNNPFVNRLFAEDSTLHDDMKKYGRRNIAALTIAPTGTTSLMTQTTSGIEPVFLPVYKRRRKVNPNDPESRVDFIDEVGDSWEEYTVFHHKFVTWMQAKGYDATQNYSQEELDKLVAESPYHKATSNDVDWVNKVRMQGQVQKWVDHSISVTINLPSDVSEELVGELYIEAWKSGCKGVTVYRDGSRAGVLISNSEKKEEVSGKFPKKRPQELEADVVRFQNNKEKWIAFVGLIDGKPYEVFTGLADDEDGILLPKSVLSGKIIKNREEDGTSRYDFQFTNKRGYKTTIEGLSFKFDKEYWNYAKLISGVLRHSMPIEDVLELVAGLQLDSDTINTWKNGVERALKKYIPNGTKARKGHCESCGADDLIYQEGCLICKNCGSSKCG; encoded by the coding sequence ATGGCAGTTAAAGAAATCGACCCTAAGACCGAATCTGTGAGAAAAACTTATACCTATGAAGATGCTTTTAAATCATCTCTTGAATATTTTCAAGGCGATGAGTTAGCTGCTCGTGTTTGGGTTAATAAATATGCTCTGAAAGATTCAGATGGTAATATTTATGAGCTAAATCCTGATGAAATGCATTGGAGATTGGCAAGAGAGATAGCAAGAATAGAAGAGAAGTATCCAAATCCATTGTCTGTTGAAGAGCTTTATGGTTTGATGAAGAACTTTACCTATATCGTACCTCAGGGAGGCCCAATGTCGGGTATTGGTAATACTCATCAGGTTGCTTCATTATCAAACTGCTTTGTGATTGGTGATGTAGGTCCATCGGATTCTTATGGAGGAATCATGAAAGTGGATCAGGAGCAAGTACAGTTGATGAAACGTCGAGGTGGTGTTGGACATGACTTGTCGCATATTCGTCCGAAGGGATCGCCAGTTAAAAACTCGGCACTAACTTCTACTGGTATTGTACCATTTATGGAGCGCTTTAGTAATTCAACTCGCGAGGTTGCACAAGATGGTCGTCGTGGAGCATTGATGTTAAGTGTTTCTATTCAGCATCCAGATTCGGAATCGTTTATCGATGCTAAAATGGAGCAAGGTAAAGTAACCGGAGCTAATGTTTCGGTTAAAATCGATGATGCTTTTATGCAATCGGTGGTAGATGGAACAGCCTATACACAACAATATCCGGTTTATTCTGATACTCCTACTTATAAAACTGATGTAAAAGCAGATGAAATTTGGAAAAAGATTGTTCATAACGCATGGAAATCAGCTGAGCCGGGAATTCTATTCTGGGATACTATTATTCGCGAATCAGTGCCAGATTGTTATGCCGACCTAGGTTATCGTACTGTATCTACTAACCCTTGTGGTGAGATTCCATTATGTCCATACGATTCTTGTCGTTTAATTGCAGTTAATCTTTATTCATACGTTGAAAATCCATTTACTGATAAAGCGAAGTTTAATTTCGACCTCTTCAAAAAACATGTTGGATATGCTCAGCGCATGATGGATGATATTATCGATCTTGAATTGGAAAAAATTGATGGAATCTTAGCTAAGATTAATTCCGATCCAGAAAGCGATACTGTAAAACGGGTAGAGCGCGAATTGTGGGAAAATATCCGCAAAAAAGCTAAAGAAGGACGTCGTACAGGTGTTGGTATTACCGCCGAAGGTGATATGTTGGCTGGTTTAGGCTTGCAATATGGCAGCGATGATGCAGTTGATTTTTCAATCGAAGTTCATAAATCATTGGCACTAGCAGCTTATCGTTCTTCAGTTGATATGGCTAAAGATAGAGGTTCATTCCCTATTTATAACTACGATAAAGAGGTGAATAACCCATTTGTAAATCGTTTATTTGCGGAAGACAGTACTTTACATGATGATATGAAAAAGTATGGTCGTCGTAACATTGCTGCGTTAACTATTGCTCCTACAGGAACTACAAGCTTGATGACTCAAACAACTTCAGGTATTGAACCTGTTTTCTTACCAGTTTATAAACGTCGTCGTAAAGTGAATCCAAACGATCCAGAATCGCGTGTAGACTTTATAGATGAGGTTGGAGATAGCTGGGAAGAGTACACTGTATTCCACCATAAATTTGTAACATGGATGCAGGCTAAAGGATACGATGCAACCCAAAATTATAGTCAGGAGGAACTAGATAAACTAGTTGCAGAATCACCATACCATAAGGCAACTTCTAACGATGTTGATTGGGTGAATAAAGTACGTATGCAAGGTCAGGTGCAAAAGTGGGTTGATCACTCAATTAGTGTAACTATTAACCTTCCTTCTGATGTTTCTGAAGAGTTGGTTGGCGAATTATATATCGAAGCATGGAAGAGCGGTTGTAAAGGAGTTACTGTATATCGCGACGGTAGCCGTGCCGGTGTTTTAATTTCGAATAGCGAGAAGAAAGAGGAAGTATCAGGTAAGTTTCCTAAAAAACGTCCTCAAGAGTTAGAAGCTGATGTGGTGCGTTTCCAGAATAATAAAGAAAAATGGATTGCTTTTGTTGGTTTGATCGATGGTAAACCTTACGAAGTATTTACTGGTTTAGCTGATGATGAAGATGGAATCTTACTTCCCAAATCTGTGTTGTCAGGTAAAATCATTAAAAACCGTGAGGAAGACGGAACATCGCGTTACGATTTCCAGTTCACTAACAAACGTGGTTATAAAACAACTATCGAAGGTCTTTCTTTCAAATTTGATAAAGAGTACTGGAATTATGCTAAATTAATCTCTGGTGTATTGCGTCATAGCATGCCTATCGAAGATGTGTTGGAATTGGTTGCCGGACTTCAGTTAGACAGTGATACTATTAATACTTGGAAAAACGGTGTTGAAAGAGCCTTGAAGAAATATATTCCAAATGGAACAAAGGCTCGTAAAGGTCACTGCGAAAGTTGTGGTGCTGATGATTTGATTTATCAGGAAGGATGTTTGATCTGTAAAAACTGTGGATCGTCTAAATGTGGATAA